Proteins encoded in a region of the Pseudomonas viciae genome:
- a CDS encoding TetR/AcrR family transcriptional regulator, which produces MAIKEGLRPGGRSARVQESIHSAVRELLQEQDRASLTVPQIAARAGVTPSTIYRRWGDLPALLADVAIARMRPDSEPANTGSLRGDLRAWAEQYLDEMSSEPGRNMMRDIQACATPGYCVGIISSQLQIILDRYPDAPNPGVDRLINVVVAPTVFRILFATAPLAVEELYRLVDVALGQ; this is translated from the coding sequence ATGGCTATTAAAGAAGGTTTACGCCCCGGCGGCAGAAGCGCCCGGGTCCAAGAATCGATTCATTCGGCGGTCCGCGAGCTGCTGCAAGAGCAGGATCGCGCCAGCCTGACCGTGCCGCAAATTGCTGCGCGCGCAGGCGTAACGCCGTCCACCATCTACCGGCGCTGGGGCGATCTGCCGGCGCTGCTGGCCGACGTCGCCATCGCCCGCATGCGCCCCGACAGCGAACCGGCCAACACCGGCAGCCTGCGCGGCGACCTGCGCGCCTGGGCCGAGCAATACCTGGACGAAATGAGCTCCGAGCCCGGTCGTAACATGATGCGCGACATCCAGGCCTGCGCCACGCCGGGGTATTGCGTGGGGATCATCAGCAGCCAGTTGCAGATCATCCTGGATCGCTACCCCGATGCGCCGAACCCGGGCGTCGATCGGCTGATCAATGTAGTGGTGGCGCCGACGGTGTTTCGCATCCTCTTCGCTACCGCGCCGTTGGCGGTCGAGGAGTTGTATCGGTTGGTGGATGTGGCGTTGGGTCAGTAA